A section of the Primulina eburnea isolate SZY01 chromosome 1, ASM2296580v1, whole genome shotgun sequence genome encodes:
- the LOC140836738 gene encoding uncharacterized protein yields the protein MASKIPKLFVFFFIFHHLIDCSSSFPTASNPEPTVYELLPKYGLPSGLLPDSVTNYTLDQDGNFEVNLKKPYPNKFEYTVYYEKKITGKLSIGSITDLKGIEVQSFFFWFNVGEIKVDLPPSHSIYFSVGIIDKKLDVDQFLTVRSCKDKAFTLKQFPVPRNYAPMLLAG from the exons ATGGCGTCCAAAATCCCAAAGCTCTTCGTCTTCTTCTTCATTTTCCATCACCTAATCGACTGTTCTTCATCTTTCCCCACTGCATCAAATCCCGAACCAACGGTGTATGAACTCCTCCCAAAATACGGCCTCCCCAGTGGTCTCTTGCCTGATTCTGTCACCAACTACACGCTCGATCAAGATGGAAATTTTGAGGTGAATTTAAAGAAACCCT ACCCTAATAAGTTCGAGTACACGGTTTATTACGAGAAAAAGATTACCGGGAAGTTGAGTATTGGGTCTATCACTGATTTGAAGGGTATTGAGGTGCAAAGTTTTTTTTTCTGGTTCAATGTTGGTGAGATCAAGGTGGACTTGCCTCCTTCTCATAGTATTTATTTCAGTGTTGGGATCATCGACAAGAAGCTTGATGTGGATCAGTTCTTAACTGTGCGTTCCTGCAAAGATAAGGCCTTCACTTTAAAGCAG TTTCCAGTTCCAAGAAACTACGCACCTATGCTTTTAGCTGGTTAG
- the LOC140836724 gene encoding LOW QUALITY PROTEIN: uncharacterized protein (The sequence of the model RefSeq protein was modified relative to this genomic sequence to represent the inferred CDS: inserted 1 base in 1 codon), which yields MGIEVEHTSSPIQTVTLTQSSASTSGPKTSMFTKKPGFVIPKNKLSGSLVPLFRGAKKGDGDALNEEASNRVLRKTKWGPDLNLDTTVRKGRVLAYQARINQISQQLALGSLAVDNKKGPLYTSEFDDGKSSYHQLSREALEMLEVEKREIIGELLKLNPSYKAPPDYRPLLKEANVPIPIKEYPGYNFIGLIFGPASDTQKRLEKETGAKIRVYGTKADKGGKFEVNSTDTKETVRSYEDLYVHVSADTFEKIDAAVALIELLVTPVSVNPLSSSTTLTSTADDSMIADPIQRMPSSFKAPTLVNQGIAQPSAGPLPTQTQGYMPQYPQTWFSAGPTQIPLFSQSGLVPPINSSAPLLGNPVQANSTSIPSFFGPPPVIPASFSQVPQNSSFVASRPQPPTALQPPQIPMVPLLVRSQGNSAMASQNVAMSVAPRVNIPNNMISSIPAPTQSTGAPLGHPITSLSYGSAPQPQRGFSPLLPSMASESVTSSIGSMQHAIPPVALRAPSPNIMTGSTPIPFPRTSSASFPGMNISISAAIPRPQHGSSGDFTFQPQRPQNTISQVSLQSSQPANHNLAPPIQTGHTPLTPPSPLVRPLINNMNPYQVQSFPRIQVSHQMNQPRPQISTNLVGSPAAPLVPPRGLSLPGHNTISSGTFQHMQPRNFTPPHVIGNQAGXFPPRAASQINSFPQSHSPGATLQRFPSPRPHFGTYSGKPFSGGTQQIYDPFVPTSVPLKPQMGGDAAKVHNETDPEYEDLMASVGVK from the exons ATGGGAATAGAGGTTGAGCATACATCTAGCCCTATCCAGACTGTTACACTGACTCAATCATCTGCATCAACTAGTGGGCCAAAGACATCCATGTTCACAAAAAAGCCAGGATTTGTTATCCCAAAAAACAAGTTATCTGGTTCACTTGTTCCTTTATTTCGGGGTGCTAAAAAGGGAGATGGTGATGCACTGAATGAGGAAGCTTCTAATCGGGTTCTGAGAAAAACCAAATGGGGCCCTGATCTGAACCTGGATACCACTGTTCGAAAAGGGAGAGTTTTGGCGTATCAG GCTCGAATCAATCAAATATCGCAGCAGCTGGCCTTAGGGTCGCTGGCAGTGGATAACAAAAAAGGACCATTATACACATCTGAATTTGATGACGGGAAGTCATCGTATCATCAGCTTAGTCGGGAG GCATTGGAAATGCTGGAAGTTGAAAAGCGAGAAATTATCG GTGAATTACTAAAGTTAAATCCAAGTTACAAGGCTCCCCCTGATTACAGACCTCTGTTAAAAGAGGCGAATGTCCCAATTCCC ATCAAAGAATATCCTGGATACAATTTTATTGGTTTAATATTCGGTCCTGCGAGTGATACTCAAAAGAGATTGGAAAAG GAAACAGGAGCTAAAATACGAGTTTATGGCACAAAAGCAGATAAGGGAGGGAAG TTTGAGGTTAATTCTACCGATACCAAAGAAACAGTCCGTTCTTATGAAGATCTATATGTACATGTATCAGCTGACACATTCGAGAAAATTGATGCAGCTGTGGCTTTGATTGAATTGCTAGTCACCCCGGTTTCG GTGAACCCATTGTCTTCTTCAACAACATTGACCTCAACAGCTGATGACAGTATGATAGCTGATCCAATTCAACGCATGCCAAGCTCGTTCAAGGCGCCTACACTGGTAAATCAGGGAATAGCTCAGCCATCTGCAGGACCTTTACCAACTCAGACTCAAGGTTACATGCCACAATATCCTCAGACATGGTTTTCCGCAGGtccaactcagattccattgtttTCACAGTCTGGATTAGTCCCCCCAATAAATTCTTCTGCACCATTACTTGGTAATCCTGTCCAAGCAAATTCCACTAGCATCCCTTCATTTTTTGGTCCTCCACCGGTTATACCTGCTAGCTTCAGTCAAGTTCCTCAAAATTCTTCATTTGTCGCCTCCAGACCTCAACCACCCACTGCTTTACAGCCACCACAAATACCAATGGTCCCACTGCTTGTTCGTTCTCAAGGAAATAGTGCTATGGCTTCTCAGAATGTGGCCATGTCTGTTGCTCCTCGAGTGAATATCCCTAACAACATGATATCATCTATACCTGCTCCAACCCAATCCACTGGAGCCCCGTTGGGTCATCCTATTACTTCTTTATCTTATGGTTCTGCTCCACAACCTCAAAGGGGCTTCTCTCCATTGCTTCCATCAATGGCATCTGAGTCGGTAACttcatcaattggatcaatgcAGCATGCTATACCACCTGTAGCATTGCGTGCTCCATCCCCGAACATTATGACTGGTTCCACACCGATTCCTTTCCCGAGAACATCTTCAGCGTCATTTCCTGGAATGAATATTTCTATTTCTGCAGCAATTCCAAGACCTCAGCATGGCAGTTCCGGTGACTTCACATTTCAGCCTCAACGCCCACAGAATACTATATCTCAGGTGTCTTTGCAAAGCAGTCAACCTGCGAACCATAATCTGGCACCCCCAATTCAAACAGGGCACACACCTTTAACGCCACCGTCTCCTTTGGTCAGACCGTTGATTAATAATATGAATCCATATCAGGTTCAGAGTTTCCCAAGGATTCAGGTCAGCCATCAGATGAATCAACCAAGACCACAGATTTCCACGAACTTAGTCGGGAGTCCCGCAGCCCCTCTTGTACCACCTAGAGGTCTGTCATTACCAGGTCACAACACCATTTCATCCGGTACATTCCAACATATGCAACCAAGAAACTTTACTCCACCTCACGTTATTGGTAATCAAGCTG CTTTTCCTCCCAGAGCCGCAAGCCAGATAAATAGTTTTCCACAAAGTCATTCTCCTGGAGCAACCCTGCAGAGGTTCCCAAGCCCACGTCCACATTTTGGTACCTATTCTGGCAAGCCATTTTCTGGTGGCACTCAGCAAATATATGATCCCTTTGTACCCACTTCTGTACCTCTCAAACCTCAAATGGGTGGTGATGCAGCCAAGGTACATAATGAAACTGATCCAGAGTATGAGGACCTGATGGCCTCTGTGGGAGTCAAGTGA